ATGGCTGTGCGCTTGGTGTTTGCTTGGctgcatgtgcgcatgcgcaccaCACCTCAGCACGCAGCGCGGGGAGCAGGTATTGAGATCAGTGAGATagtgagatagtgagtgagtgacggGCTCGAGCTCAAAAGCTGTCTGATCATCGATCATATCACCAAGTGCACCAAGGTTTTCCGCGCTCTTACACTTCAATCCAGATTATCAGACGAATCAAACAGACGGTGTGGCCATCACTAAGCGACCTGACCTGAGTGCTGAATGAACATTAGGTGCAGGTCAGTTGTCAGACAGCTGTCCGGATCGGGACTGAGAGGAGACAGTGTGCACCTGCAGCCCGGTTCCTCGGACGCGCGAGAGGAATGTCGCGCACATGAAGTTATGGATTGCAAAAAGACTCTGATTACTTGCAGAAAACATTTTGTGGAGATTTGATAGgggaactgattttttttttttggtgctttTTGGGAACGCATTCGGGGAACTGAGTTTGATCTGTCATTCCAGTACCAGTAATTTCGCACAATAATGTTCCAGCACAAAAAGTGTTTCACGATTGAATCTCTGGTGGGAAAAGACTCGAACTCCTCTAGCGCTGGAGATGAACCGATTCGCCCCACGGCTCTGCGGTACACCGAGTCTGTGCATCACCCGGCTCCGTTCGGCAGCTGCTTTCAGAACTCGGCTCGGACGCTGTACGGGAACGTTAACGTTAACGCAGACATGATGTTCCCGGATCCGGGCTCCCACTCGGCCAACTCTGCACTGGCACTGCGGCACCTGTCCATTCCCACCCAGCCCTTCTTCAGCCCGCACCAGCGGGACAGCCTGCACTTCTACCCCTGGGTGCTCAGAAACAGATACCTCGGACACCGCTTTCAAGGTCAGTAGGGGAAATAAATAAGTAGCCAAgcccaatataatataatataatataatataatataatataatataatataatataatataatataatataatataatataatataaatcttTTGGTTGAAGCATCTGAGCTGTATAAAAACACCTGATTTTGAAAGCCGGAATCTCCTATATTTCTAAACCATTTTGCATCTCATATCTCACAACTGAATCAGTAACAGGTGTGTTATTTTAGGCTGCAGGCCACAAAACCGCAAGCAAAATGTTATGCACATTCAAGCGCTGTCTCAAGCTCAAATGTCTTTTATTTCCCTATTGTCATTATTAGCAATAACATTAACCAACCCGCAGCGTGCGTCCTGTTTTCTCTCCGTTTAATTTATTTAGCGcaatttctacacacacacacacacacacacacacacacacacacacacacacacacacacacacactgatgaggcgcaggagctcagaaaaaagtttcaaCCACGTGTCCTAACACAAGGAGAATAAATCCCTCTTCCATGCGTGAAttaagcgcgtgtgtgtgtgtgtgtgtgtgtgtgtgtgaaggattgCACACTCAGGAAATGATAAAAGTGTATGGGCAAAAACGTGTTACactgaaacgaaaaaaaaaaaaggcctcacCAGGTTATAACAAAAACCCTcaaagtttaaaataaataaataaataaataaataaataaattcatgtaAAACATGCGTTTCTGTTAATCAGGCTTTATGTCATATATGTCACTGGGCTATATATCACCTTTATTTAATTGGAAAGTCACTtttgaacaggaaaaaaaaaggtatATTAAAAATTTTAAATAGTTCAGGAATTACATGTTTCACATTACAGAACATCACATGAAAGAAATCgtaaaaaaatgcaacaaaataaataaagctcattatatatacacataaccACTACAAACTAATTAAACAAATA
The Neoarius graeffei isolate fNeoGra1 chromosome 8, fNeoGra1.pri, whole genome shotgun sequence genome window above contains:
- the LOC132890202 gene encoding homeobox protein EMX1-like — its product is MFQHKKCFTIESLVGKDSNSSSAGDEPIRPTALRYTESVHHPAPFGSCFQNSARTLYGNVNVNADMMFPDPGSHSANSALALRHLSIPTQPFFSPHQRDSLHFYPWVLRNRYLGHRFQGEDNSPENLLLHGPFSRKPKRIRTAFSPSQLLRLERAFEKNHYVVGAERKQLANGLCLTETQVKVWFQNRRTKHKRQKLEEESPDLQQKRKGNQHVNRWRVATQQGNPDDIDVISED